In Vulpes vulpes isolate BD-2025 unplaced genomic scaffold, VulVul3 u000000663, whole genome shotgun sequence, a single window of DNA contains:
- the LOC140597419 gene encoding small G protein signaling modulator 1-like: protein MEEAVTRKFVHEDSSHIISFCAAVEACVLHGLRRRAAGFLCYNEIAALFMKVGKNFPPAEELSHKVQDLEQLIEST, encoded by the exons ATGGAGGAGGCCGTCACACGGAAGTTTGTCCACGAGGACAGCAGCCACATCATCTCCTTCTGTG CGGCTGTGGAGGCCTGCGTCCTGCATGGGCTGCGGCGGCGGGCAGCTGGCTTTCTGTGCTACAACGAGATTGCAGCTCTCTTCATGAAAGTGGGCAAGAACTTCCCGCCGGCCGAGGAGCTGAGCCACAAGGtgcaggacctggagcagctgATTGAGAGCAC GTGA